The following proteins are co-located in the Deltaproteobacteria bacterium HGW-Deltaproteobacteria-2 genome:
- a CDS encoding glycosyltransferase: MEQIKTVSVVVPVFNEAESLEELYQRTKTVLNGLGLSFEFIAVDDGSNDGSYKRLVNLRERFPNIGIIRHRCNHGKSLALMQGFALAGGDVTVMMDADLQDEPENIPLMLEKIDQGFDMVNGWRVSRKDSLLKRLLSGVFNLITRKVLKVRIHDINCGLKILKKDLYKNLNLRGDLHRLIPAIAQNLGFSVAEIQVSHAPRKQGVSKYGLLRYRGLLDIISLTSTLAYRVRPFHVFTEIAFIAWCLFGISLASLIFVFLTRQSPVWLYALAPVLFFATFVFLIIGTVFPVAGLILDNLLAHVNDEQWRTNLIKEVLKPESN; this comes from the coding sequence ATGGAGCAGATAAAGACTGTTAGTGTTGTGGTCCCGGTATTCAACGAGGCCGAAAGTCTCGAGGAACTCTATCAGAGAACTAAAACTGTTCTGAATGGGCTTGGCCTGTCATTTGAATTTATAGCAGTCGATGACGGCAGTAACGACGGCAGTTATAAGCGGCTGGTAAATTTGCGTGAACGTTTCCCTAATATCGGCATTATCAGACACCGTTGCAATCACGGTAAGTCACTGGCTTTGATGCAGGGTTTCGCTCTGGCCGGTGGTGATGTGACCGTCATGATGGATGCTGATCTCCAGGATGAGCCGGAAAACATTCCCCTGATGCTGGAAAAGATTGACCAGGGTTTCGATATGGTTAACGGTTGGCGTGTGTCCCGTAAAGATTCACTTCTCAAACGTTTATTATCCGGTGTCTTCAATTTAATTACCCGTAAAGTGCTCAAAGTACGTATCCATGATATCAATTGCGGCCTGAAAATATTAAAAAAAGACCTTTATAAAAATCTGAATCTGCGGGGAGATCTTCATCGCCTGATACCGGCCATAGCCCAGAACCTTGGGTTTTCTGTTGCCGAAATACAAGTCTCGCACGCTCCGCGAAAGCAAGGTGTTTCCAAATATGGCCTTTTGAGATATCGCGGCTTGCTGGATATTATTTCTCTGACATCAACGCTTGCCTATAGAGTTCGTCCCTTTCACGTTTTCACGGAGATCGCTTTTATCGCGTGGTGCTTATTCGGTATTTCCCTGGCATCGCTTATTTTTGTTTTCCTGACGCGTCAAAGCCCTGTTTGGCTGTATGCCTTAGCGCCGGTGCTTTTCTTTGCAACTTTCGTGTTCTTAATTATCGGTACCGTATTCCCGGTGGCCGGTCTGATCCTGGACAATCTTCTCGCACATGTAAATGATGAACAATGGCGGACCAATTTGATCAAAGAGGTGTTGAAACCTGAAAGTAACTGA
- a CDS encoding B12-binding domain-containing radical SAM protein, translating into MDNIILFLKPVSDSKGRNIVRDFVYGCWCNGRRVGGMQMPPLNELSCATHVRNVGLDVMFIDAQYERERFDAMMRSRFAGIRAVALMSSTQSFRADVELLGRIKKLKSDVQTVLFGSHPTFMPRYGLKDPAVDFIVLHEPEETLRCLMRELINGHSVSGIEGIGYCDERGEPVINPPRSFMDMDELPVPDRFLLPEGIDYFNPVVKRMPYTTMQTSRGCTGHCIFCTVPAFYGNKYRMRSSEKVLEELESIIALGYREVFFRDETFTADRKRNVEICEGMIRKNMDLKWIANSRVDAIDKDIMAVMKRAGCHMIKFGVESGSDEILQNYKKESDVQQTIKAFALAREIGLDTHAHIVFGGPGETIGTINQTIAFAKKLRASTASFGILTPYPGTELFDRVAGSYPEIRDGSASNMDNLHIHGFFSENICGISGEDLSRWIVKAYRSFYLRPGYLKERFCRMESLEEFFILLTAGTNIFQFSLTGEN; encoded by the coding sequence ATGGATAATATAATATTATTCCTTAAACCAGTTTCGGATTCCAAAGGTCGCAACATCGTCAGAGACTTTGTTTACGGCTGCTGGTGCAATGGACGCAGAGTGGGAGGTATGCAGATGCCGCCGTTGAATGAACTGTCCTGCGCTACTCACGTTCGCAATGTCGGGCTTGATGTTATGTTCATTGACGCTCAGTACGAGAGGGAAAGATTTGATGCCATGATGCGCTCTCGCTTTGCCGGAATACGTGCTGTGGCGTTGATGTCATCAACTCAGTCCTTCCGTGCTGATGTTGAACTATTGGGACGAATCAAAAAACTAAAAAGCGATGTGCAAACGGTTCTCTTTGGGTCGCACCCTACCTTTATGCCCCGGTACGGTCTCAAGGATCCGGCGGTGGATTTCATTGTGTTGCACGAACCGGAAGAGACTTTACGGTGCCTTATGCGTGAGTTGATCAATGGTCATTCCGTCTCCGGCATTGAAGGAATCGGTTATTGTGATGAACGCGGAGAGCCGGTGATTAATCCGCCTCGTTCTTTCATGGACATGGATGAACTCCCTGTTCCCGACCGTTTTCTGCTTCCCGAAGGGATTGATTACTTTAATCCGGTTGTGAAGAGGATGCCTTATACAACTATGCAAACCTCGCGCGGCTGTACCGGTCATTGCATCTTCTGCACCGTTCCCGCCTTTTATGGCAACAAATACCGTATGCGATCGTCCGAAAAAGTGCTTGAGGAGCTGGAAAGCATTATAGCCCTGGGCTACCGGGAGGTTTTTTTTCGTGACGAGACGTTTACAGCAGACCGAAAGCGCAACGTAGAGATTTGCGAAGGCATGATCAGAAAGAACATGGATTTAAAATGGATCGCCAACAGCCGGGTTGATGCTATTGATAAGGATATCATGGCCGTTATGAAGAGGGCGGGCTGTCATATGATTAAATTCGGCGTAGAAAGCGGATCAGATGAGATTTTGCAAAATTATAAAAAGGAAAGCGATGTTCAACAGACGATCAAGGCCTTTGCTCTGGCCAGAGAGATTGGTCTAGATACCCATGCTCATATAGTTTTCGGCGGGCCGGGAGAAACAATCGGGACGATTAATCAGACCATTGCTTTTGCTAAAAAATTGCGGGCCTCAACAGCTAGCTTCGGAATCCTGACCCCCTATCCCGGAACAGAGCTCTTTGATCGTGTAGCCGGCAGCTATCCCGAAATCAGGGACGGTTCGGCCTCCAACATGGACAACCTGCATATTCATGGTTTCTTCTCCGAAAACATTTGCGGTATCAGCGGCGAAGATTTGTCGCGTTGGATTGTTAAAGCTTACCGCAGTTTTTACCTGCGGCCGGGATATCTTAAGGAAAGGTTTTGCCGTATGGAAAGCCTTGAAGAATTTTTTATTCTCCTTACCGCCGGAACGAACATATTTCAATTTTCACTGACAGGAGAAAACTGA
- the asnB gene encoding asparagine synthase (glutamine-hydrolyzing), whose product MCGIFGLINFNDKPVSPDIIKDMRRALSHRGPDHSGIYEEPGLALGMNRLAVVDLITGNQPIFNEKRDLVIVYNGEIYNHSNIREDLVRRGHSFHTNSDAETVLHAFEEYGESCLAGFNGMFVLAIWDIKRRRLFVARDRLGIKPLYITRNGDGFAFASEAKALLNIFSKPIPDWTAINRYFSFGYVPSPQSAFAGIVKLPAGHCGVLCDREWQVSCYWKPDYSASCSDSLDIACGKIEELMEHAVKLELMSDVPVGIFLSGGIDSSAVALFAVRHSRQKIKSFALRFEEETHDESADACMVANHLGLDHTEVSCTRDILRQSLFDAAAILDEPFGDSTVLPLLMLSRSARQQVKVVLTGWGGDEIFAGYPTYRAHQLAAYYRKLPEFISSGVIPALVDCLPVSDTYMSFEFRAKKFVKGMNLPPELQHFLWMGYYDDAAKTRLFRPDILDQVTESAYSEVERIATALTEKDVISRIMHLDASFFLEGNGLFQADRMTMAASLEARVPLLNIDIINYVNSLPLSLKMCGNNPKGLLKKALEKYLPKRIINKPKKGFGPPSAVWVRGVFSDVFDDLFSRERVESQGIFNHTEIVRLLTEHRERRADHGRNLWALLSFQLWYNNFIMTKC is encoded by the coding sequence ATGTGTGGAATCTTCGGCTTAATTAATTTCAATGATAAACCAGTTTCGCCGGATATTATCAAAGATATGCGGCGTGCACTTTCTCATCGGGGGCCCGACCATAGTGGAATCTATGAAGAGCCAGGCCTTGCGCTGGGAATGAATCGCCTTGCCGTTGTTGATCTGATTACGGGCAATCAACCGATCTTCAATGAAAAACGCGATCTGGTTATCGTTTACAACGGCGAAATATATAATCATAGCAATATCCGTGAAGATCTTGTCAGGCGCGGCCACTCTTTTCATACAAATTCAGATGCCGAAACCGTGCTTCATGCATTTGAGGAGTATGGAGAATCATGCCTTGCCGGATTTAACGGAATGTTCGTCCTGGCCATATGGGACATAAAGCGAAGAAGACTCTTTGTTGCTCGCGATCGTTTGGGAATAAAGCCTCTTTATATTACACGGAATGGAGATGGTTTTGCTTTCGCTTCCGAGGCCAAGGCTCTGCTGAATATCTTTAGCAAGCCCATACCTGACTGGACGGCAATCAATCGCTATTTTTCCTTTGGTTATGTGCCATCGCCTCAATCCGCCTTTGCTGGAATTGTCAAACTTCCCGCCGGTCATTGCGGTGTTTTATGCGACAGAGAGTGGCAGGTGAGCTGTTATTGGAAACCTGATTATAGCGCGAGTTGTTCTGATTCTCTTGATATAGCATGCGGCAAAATTGAAGAGCTAATGGAGCATGCCGTGAAACTAGAACTGATGAGCGATGTGCCGGTTGGGATTTTTTTGAGCGGGGGGATAGACTCTTCGGCAGTGGCTCTGTTTGCCGTGAGGCATTCACGTCAAAAGATAAAATCGTTTGCCTTGAGATTTGAAGAAGAGACTCACGATGAATCGGCTGATGCCTGTATGGTAGCCAATCATCTTGGCCTTGACCATACGGAAGTCTCCTGCACGCGGGATATTCTGAGGCAATCGCTGTTTGACGCCGCGGCAATTCTTGATGAACCGTTTGGCGATTCTACTGTGCTTCCTCTTTTGATGCTGTCACGCTCAGCCCGCCAGCAGGTAAAAGTGGTTCTGACAGGTTGGGGCGGAGATGAAATATTCGCTGGTTATCCGACATACAGGGCGCATCAGTTGGCGGCATACTATCGCAAACTTCCGGAGTTTATTTCTTCCGGTGTTATTCCGGCACTTGTAGATTGCCTACCGGTTTCCGACACCTATATGAGCTTTGAATTCCGGGCGAAAAAATTTGTGAAGGGAATGAACCTGCCTCCGGAGTTGCAACACTTTCTTTGGATGGGATACTATGACGATGCCGCCAAAACACGTCTTTTTAGACCGGATATTCTTGATCAAGTAACAGAATCGGCCTATTCAGAAGTAGAAAGAATTGCCACTGCCCTTACGGAAAAGGATGTCATCAGCAGAATCATGCACCTCGATGCATCGTTTTTTCTTGAAGGCAATGGTCTTTTTCAAGCGGATCGCATGACCATGGCCGCTTCACTGGAAGCGAGAGTTCCTCTTCTGAACATAGATATCATCAACTATGTCAACTCGCTTCCACTTTCTCTCAAGATGTGTGGCAACAACCCCAAAGGACTCTTGAAGAAAGCGCTTGAAAAATACCTGCCGAAGCGCATTATCAATAAACCCAAAAAAGGTTTCGGGCCTCCTTCCGCGGTATGGGTGAGAGGTGTTTTTTCCGATGTGTTCGACGATCTTTTTTCGCGCGAGAGAGTTGAATCGCAGGGAATCTTCAATCATACTGAAATTGTCCGGTTGCTGACCGAACACCGGGAGCGGCGAGCGGATCATGGAAGAAATCTATGGGCACTTTTAAGCTTTCAGCTCTGGTATAATAACTTTATAATGACTAAGTGTTAA
- a CDS encoding phosphoenolpyruvate carboxykinase (GTP), producing MEMVVKNEKLKKWVNEIEQMCTPDKVYWCDGSKKEYNELMSQMVASGMAIKLKKRKNSFLFRSDPSDVARVENRTYISTPLQSEAGPTNNWVAPDELKATMKSLYKGCMKGRTMYVIPFSMGPIDSPIAKIGIEITDSPYVVCNMHIMTRVGKKVIKKLGKKGEFIPCLHSIGAPLEKGQKDVPWPCAPIEKKYISHFPDENLIWSYGSGYGGNALLGKKCLALRIASAMAKREGWMAEHMLILRLTSPEGKQYHITGAFPSACGKTNLAMLQPTIDGWKCECVGDDIAWMKIGPDGRLYAINPEAGFFGVAPGTSYDSNPMAMESIKKNVIFSNCALTDKGDIWWEGMDGKPPKHAIDWKGRDWPSENKEVAAHANARFTAPASQCPVICPDWEKPEGVPIDIFVFGGRRAGVVPLVNEAYSFDHGVFLGATASSETTAANIGAVGNLRRDPFAMQPFCGYNMGDYFQHWFDMSDKLKDKAPRIFYVNWFRKSPDGRWLWPGFGENSRVLKWMCERIEGKAEAVKTPIGLLPTLDSLDLKGLKIDEQDIKALLHVDLEAWKAEIPDIEKHFAQFGDRLPERLKKQFEDLQERLK from the coding sequence ATGGAAATGGTTGTAAAAAATGAAAAATTGAAAAAGTGGGTGAATGAAATTGAGCAAATGTGCACACCCGATAAAGTATATTGGTGTGACGGATCTAAAAAGGAATATAATGAATTGATGTCGCAGATGGTTGCAAGTGGCATGGCTATAAAACTTAAGAAAAGAAAAAACAGCTTTTTGTTTCGTTCCGATCCTTCCGATGTGGCCAGAGTAGAAAACCGGACCTATATCAGTACTCCTCTGCAGAGCGAGGCGGGTCCCACAAATAACTGGGTCGCGCCTGATGAATTAAAGGCGACGATGAAGTCTCTTTACAAGGGGTGCATGAAGGGACGCACGATGTACGTGATTCCTTTTTCCATGGGGCCTATTGACTCGCCGATTGCGAAAATCGGCATAGAAATTACGGACAGCCCCTACGTTGTCTGTAACATGCACATCATGACCCGCGTGGGGAAGAAAGTTATTAAGAAGCTGGGAAAGAAAGGTGAGTTCATTCCCTGCCTGCATTCCATCGGCGCGCCTCTGGAAAAAGGACAGAAAGATGTTCCATGGCCATGCGCGCCCATAGAGAAAAAATATATCAGCCATTTTCCGGATGAGAATTTAATCTGGTCCTACGGTTCCGGTTACGGCGGCAATGCTCTACTGGGCAAGAAATGCCTGGCCTTGCGTATTGCCTCGGCTATGGCCAAACGCGAAGGTTGGATGGCCGAACATATGCTGATTCTGAGGCTGACAAGCCCGGAAGGTAAACAGTATCATATTACCGGAGCCTTTCCTTCGGCATGCGGAAAAACCAATCTGGCCATGTTGCAGCCCACCATTGACGGCTGGAAATGTGAATGCGTCGGCGATGACATCGCGTGGATGAAAATCGGTCCCGATGGCCGGCTCTATGCAATCAATCCTGAAGCAGGATTTTTCGGTGTGGCGCCTGGAACGTCTTATGATTCCAATCCCATGGCGATGGAATCAATCAAAAAAAATGTTATCTTTAGCAATTGCGCTTTAACCGACAAGGGCGATATCTGGTGGGAGGGTATGGATGGCAAGCCTCCCAAGCACGCCATTGACTGGAAAGGGCGTGACTGGCCCTCGGAGAATAAAGAGGTGGCGGCTCATGCCAATGCGCGTTTTACCGCGCCCGCTTCTCAGTGTCCTGTTATCTGCCCTGATTGGGAAAAACCGGAAGGCGTGCCCATTGATATATTCGTTTTCGGCGGACGTCGCGCCGGTGTTGTTCCTTTGGTTAATGAGGCCTATAGCTTCGACCATGGTGTATTTTTAGGTGCGACTGCCTCATCGGAAACCACGGCGGCCAATATCGGTGCGGTGGGAAACTTAAGACGTGATCCTTTTGCCATGCAGCCATTCTGCGGATATAACATGGGCGATTATTTTCAGCACTGGTTCGATATGAGTGACAAGCTTAAAGATAAAGCGCCCAGAATTTTTTATGTAAACTGGTTCCGTAAGAGTCCGGATGGCCGATGGTTGTGGCCCGGTTTCGGAGAAAACAGCCGCGTGTTGAAATGGATGTGCGAACGAATTGAAGGAAAAGCTGAAGCGGTTAAAACTCCAATTGGATTGTTGCCGACGTTGGACAGCCTGGATCTGAAGGGGCTTAAAATTGATGAGCAGGATATTAAAGCTCTGCTTCATGTTGATCTGGAAGCCTGGAAAGCTGAAATTCCCGATATTGAGAAACACTTCGCTCAGTTCGGCGACCGTCTGCCTGAAAGACTCAAAAAACAATTCGAAGATCTACAGGAGAGACTTAAGTAG
- a CDS encoding oxidoreductase, which yields MSRRLDGKNAIITGAGSGIGRATSLLFARAGACLVIADVNETNLNLVKDEIVKMGGNVVARQTDVSSEEEIKALINLGLDTFTNIDILVNNAGIGGGLDTLEDQKSEEWHQVFDINVMGPVYATKHIIAHMKLRRRGSIINIASVAGLLSGAGGNAYSASKAALINFTRTSACEVGAHNIRINAICPGLIETGMTQPFFEWARSTGKENQLGKYCELKRAAHPEEVAWAILFLASDEASYITGQALPVDGGITASMSVPGRKI from the coding sequence ATGTCAAGACGTTTGGATGGTAAAAATGCAATTATAACCGGAGCGGGAAGCGGCATCGGCCGGGCGACTTCTCTGCTTTTTGCCCGTGCGGGCGCATGTCTGGTTATTGCCGATGTGAATGAAACCAACCTTAATCTGGTAAAAGATGAAATCGTCAAGATGGGTGGCAACGTTGTCGCACGTCAAACCGATGTTTCGTCGGAAGAAGAAATCAAAGCTCTGATCAATCTCGGACTGGACACCTTTACCAATATTGACATTCTGGTCAATAACGCCGGTATCGGCGGCGGACTGGATACTCTTGAGGATCAAAAATCAGAAGAATGGCATCAGGTGTTTGATATCAACGTTATGGGCCCTGTTTACGCCACCAAACATATCATAGCACACATGAAGCTACGCCGCCGCGGCTCTATTATCAATATCGCCTCGGTTGCCGGCCTTCTCTCCGGCGCGGGTGGCAATGCCTACAGCGCCAGCAAGGCAGCACTTATCAACTTCACCAGAACATCTGCCTGCGAAGTCGGTGCACACAATATTCGTATCAATGCAATCTGCCCGGGACTGATTGAGACCGGCATGACTCAGCCTTTTTTTGAATGGGCCCGTAGCACCGGTAAGGAAAATCAACTCGGCAAGTATTGCGAATTAAAGCGCGCCGCCCATCCTGAGGAAGTTGCCTGGGCCATACTTTTCCTGGCCAGCGATGAAGCAAGCTACATCACAGGCCAGGCTCTACCGGTGGATGGCGGCATTACTGCTTCAATGAGCGTTCCGGGCAGGAAGATTTAG
- a CDS encoding B12-binding domain-containing radical SAM protein translates to MNVTKGPAVMKASILHRPIKKVILIFPPMNNPRIYAKQCCMPMGIAYLGAVLRDHYDVRLLDAVVEGHHLERDITPQILQYGLDTDMIMERVREFSPDVVGMSCLFSHQFSVVAGLAKKVKDWNPEVITITGGTHPTFLPERCLREEALDYIVMGEAEESLPALLKAIETGSGHGEIDGLAFRTNDGQVIHPKTSWIKDLDSLPFPARDLLPLQKYFDINIPINFFSKSPLNISFISSRGCPFRCNFCSSSIYWGSRYRARSPENVLAELEHLKNVYGIEEIKFEDDNLTLDTKRAKAIFRGMIERKLNLSWNMPNGVMVKTLADHELVRLMKQSGCYEVILAFESGDQWVLDNIVNKPLDLEAARGIVRNLKREGIDTHSCFIIGFPGEKLAQIKNTFAYAHSLNLDKMLVFFFKPLPGTPLYKECLERGLINADQCDENSFVFSGISDQDWTPEILEKLYRHEELRFLFSLLFRRPGKFFGKYLRPRLRPNQIRTIYYWFVDRFGK, encoded by the coding sequence TTGAATGTTACTAAAGGACCGGCCGTAATGAAAGCAAGCATTCTCCACCGCCCGATAAAGAAAGTGATCCTCATTTTCCCGCCGATGAACAATCCCCGCATTTACGCTAAACAGTGCTGCATGCCCATGGGCATCGCTTATCTGGGAGCGGTGCTGCGTGATCATTATGATGTTCGCCTACTTGACGCAGTGGTTGAAGGACACCATCTTGAGCGCGATATAACCCCCCAGATATTACAGTACGGCCTTGACACCGACATGATTATGGAACGAGTCCGCGAGTTCTCCCCTGATGTGGTCGGAATGAGTTGTCTATTTTCCCACCAGTTTTCCGTGGTGGCAGGGTTGGCGAAAAAAGTAAAGGACTGGAATCCTGAAGTTATTACCATCACCGGTGGCACACATCCGACTTTTTTACCCGAACGATGTTTGCGTGAAGAAGCGCTCGACTACATTGTGATGGGTGAAGCTGAGGAATCCCTTCCCGCGCTCCTCAAAGCAATTGAAACCGGTAGCGGTCATGGAGAAATCGATGGTCTTGCCTTTCGCACAAATGACGGCCAGGTAATCCACCCCAAGACCTCGTGGATCAAGGATCTTGACTCCCTGCCTTTTCCCGCGCGTGACCTTCTGCCGCTTCAAAAATATTTTGATATCAACATCCCCATTAATTTTTTCTCCAAGAGCCCGCTCAACATTTCATTCATCTCATCCCGCGGGTGCCCGTTCCGGTGCAATTTCTGCTCCAGTAGTATATATTGGGGCAGCCGCTATCGCGCCCGCTCACCGGAAAACGTACTGGCAGAACTAGAACACCTGAAGAACGTCTACGGTATCGAAGAGATAAAGTTCGAGGATGACAACCTCACCTTAGATACAAAAAGGGCAAAAGCCATCTTCCGTGGCATGATTGAGCGCAAGCTGAATCTTTCGTGGAACATGCCCAACGGGGTTATGGTGAAGACGCTGGCTGATCACGAGCTGGTCCGTCTGATGAAACAATCTGGTTGTTACGAGGTGATCCTCGCCTTCGAAAGCGGCGATCAATGGGTGTTGGACAACATCGTTAATAAACCGCTCGACCTCGAAGCCGCACGCGGAATCGTGCGCAACTTGAAGAGAGAAGGCATCGACACCCACTCCTGTTTCATCATCGGATTTCCAGGCGAAAAACTCGCGCAGATCAAGAATACTTTTGCTTATGCGCACTCACTTAACCTCGATAAAATGTTAGTCTTTTTCTTCAAACCCCTGCCGGGCACTCCGCTTTATAAGGAATGTCTGGAACGCGGACTGATCAATGCGGACCAGTGTGATGAGAACAGCTTCGTGTTTAGCGGCATTTCCGACCAGGATTGGACACCGGAAATATTGGAAAAGCTGTATCGTCACGAAGAATTGCGCTTTCTTTTCAGCCTCCTCTTCCGCAGGCCGGGGAAATTTTTCGGTAAGTACTTGCGACCGAGACTCCGGCCGAATCAGATTAGAACCATCTATTACTGGTTTGTGGACAGATTCGGCAAGTAG